One window of the Anaeromyxobacter dehalogenans 2CP-C genome contains the following:
- the mazG gene encoding nucleoside triphosphate pyrophosphohydrolase, with translation MSRAAEAIDRLLSIMERLRGPGGCPWDREQTLHTLRPYVLEETYEVLEAIDAGDVREHREELGDLLLQIVFQAQLRREEGAFEFADVANAISDKLVSRHPHVFGDAQVKDAEGVLRQWAALKREEKKAKGAGHSVLEGVPREMPALARADRLTEKASRVGFDWPDAAGAREKVREELAELDEAVAGGDGAAIEHELGDALFALANYARKLGIPPEEALRGSVARFIARFEHVERELTRRGVPHGSATLAEMDALWDEAKELERQAKSPGTSPSAGSPRGLGKDGG, from the coding sequence ATGTCGCGCGCCGCCGAGGCCATCGATCGCCTGCTCTCCATCATGGAGCGCCTGCGCGGCCCGGGGGGCTGCCCCTGGGACCGCGAGCAGACGCTCCACACGCTGCGCCCGTACGTGCTGGAGGAGACGTACGAGGTCCTGGAGGCCATCGACGCGGGCGACGTCCGCGAGCACCGCGAGGAGCTGGGCGACCTGCTCCTGCAGATCGTCTTCCAGGCGCAGCTCCGCCGCGAGGAGGGCGCGTTCGAGTTCGCGGACGTGGCGAACGCCATCTCCGACAAGCTGGTCTCGCGCCACCCGCACGTGTTCGGCGACGCGCAGGTGAAGGACGCCGAGGGCGTGCTGCGCCAGTGGGCGGCGCTGAAGCGCGAGGAGAAGAAGGCGAAGGGCGCCGGCCACAGCGTGCTGGAGGGCGTGCCGCGCGAGATGCCGGCGCTGGCGCGGGCCGACCGGCTCACCGAGAAGGCGAGCCGCGTCGGGTTCGACTGGCCGGACGCGGCCGGCGCGCGGGAGAAGGTGCGCGAGGAGCTCGCCGAGCTGGACGAGGCGGTGGCGGGCGGCGACGGCGCGGCCATCGAGCACGAGCTGGGCGACGCGCTGTTCGCGCTCGCGAACTACGCCCGCAAGCTGGGGATCCCGCCCGAGGAGGCGCTCCGGGGCAGCGTGGCCCGCTTCATCGCGCGCTTCGAGCACGTCGAGCGCGAGCTGACGCGCCGCGGGGTGCCCCACGGGAGTGCCACGCTGGCGGAGATGGACGCGCTCTGGGACGAGGCGAAGGAGCTCGAGCGTCAAGCGAAATCGCCCGGCACCTCCCCATCGGCAGGTTCTCCACGGGGTTTGGGGAAAGATGGTGGATAA
- the asnS gene encoding asparagine--tRNA ligase, producing the protein MYPPVHVADIAQHEGKEVTLHGWLHNRRSSGKLHFLQLRDGTGTIQCVVFKGNVTPEVFQASDHLPQETSLAVTGLVKKDERSPIGFELDVRDVRVVARPALEFPIGHKEHGVAFLMEQRHLWLRSQRQQVILRVRHTVEKAIRDFFDQRGFTLVDAPIFTPAACEGTSTLFEVPYFDLGKAYLTQSGQLYMEAAAMALGKVYCFGPTFRAEKSKTRRHLTEFWMVEPEVAFMDLDGDMELMEQFVSYVVQTALEKHRAELATVLERDVSKLENVKAPFPRITYTEAVEVIQKAGHPMKWGDDIGGDEETVVAKQFDRPVMVHRYPAEMKAFYFKKDPADPKVALGCDVLAPEGYGEIIGGGQREDDLATLEAAIEHHQLPKQAFEWYLDLRRYGTVPHAGFGMGVERCVAWICGLHHVRETIPFARMMERITP; encoded by the coding sequence ATGTACCCGCCCGTCCACGTCGCCGACATCGCCCAGCACGAGGGGAAGGAGGTCACGCTCCACGGCTGGCTCCACAACCGCCGCTCGTCGGGCAAGCTCCACTTCCTGCAGCTGCGCGACGGCACCGGCACCATCCAGTGCGTGGTGTTCAAGGGGAACGTGACGCCCGAGGTGTTCCAGGCCTCGGACCACCTCCCGCAGGAGACCAGCCTCGCGGTCACCGGCCTGGTGAAGAAGGACGAGCGCTCGCCCATCGGGTTCGAGCTGGACGTGCGCGACGTGCGGGTGGTGGCGCGCCCTGCGCTGGAGTTCCCCATCGGGCACAAGGAGCACGGGGTCGCGTTCCTGATGGAGCAGCGGCACCTGTGGCTGCGCTCGCAGCGGCAGCAGGTGATCCTGCGCGTCCGCCACACGGTCGAGAAGGCCATCCGCGACTTCTTCGACCAGCGCGGCTTCACGCTGGTGGACGCGCCCATCTTCACGCCGGCGGCGTGCGAGGGCACCTCCACGCTGTTCGAGGTCCCGTACTTCGACCTCGGCAAGGCCTACCTGACGCAGTCCGGCCAGCTCTACATGGAGGCCGCGGCCATGGCGCTCGGGAAGGTCTACTGCTTCGGCCCGACGTTCCGCGCCGAGAAGTCCAAGACCCGCCGCCACCTCACCGAGTTCTGGATGGTCGAGCCGGAGGTCGCGTTCATGGACCTCGACGGCGACATGGAGCTGATGGAGCAGTTCGTCTCCTACGTGGTCCAGACCGCGCTGGAGAAGCACCGCGCCGAGCTCGCCACGGTGCTGGAGCGCGACGTCTCGAAGCTCGAGAACGTGAAGGCGCCGTTCCCGCGCATCACCTACACCGAGGCGGTGGAGGTCATCCAGAAGGCCGGCCACCCGATGAAGTGGGGCGACGACATCGGCGGCGACGAGGAGACCGTGGTCGCGAAGCAGTTCGACCGCCCGGTGATGGTGCACCGCTACCCGGCCGAGATGAAGGCGTTCTACTTCAAGAAGGACCCGGCCGATCCCAAGGTCGCGCTCGGCTGCGACGTGCTCGCGCCGGAGGGCTACGGCGAGATCATCGGCGGCGGCCAGCGCGAGGACGACCTCGCCACGCTGGAGGCCGCGATCGAGCACCACCAGCTGCCGAAGCAGGCCTTCGAGTGGTACCTCGACCTGCGCCGCTACGGCACCGTGCCGCACGCCGGGTTCGGCATGGGCGTGGAGCGGTGCGTGGCCTGGATCTGCGGGCTCCACCACGTGCGCGAGACCATCCCGTTCGCGCGCATGATGGAAAGAATCACGCCGTAG
- a CDS encoding tetratricopeptide repeat protein: protein MSTRGAALPTLLAVLAALAAAAPARVRAQVAAPRMVEDGDEAEPEPAPARPPAAPAPAPAPTSAAAVREAAPPVREAAPAPAAPAAAPPAAAPGTDPAAAPAAPAPAAASPALARPIAPVRATWDGLLAAWADRRGALREADPARADAAQRALLDAQRDLAIENLVPMAVAEVRESRRALAANLPAEALARAEAASALAPDLPDGHLARARALFAREPGRPGPVLAALGDALSAAAREPHTARAFQGDLFAAAFAAVLVAAAAVVLVLLARSLRLFLHDFHHLPLLRGSAPAQTGFLALVLLAMPLAFGLGTAAVLAAAALVAWPYLANRERLVVTAALGAVLAMPWAAGEVARLTAWTGSVGERVHELEHGAVSDAEAARLEAWAPESPAPGPVLAALGRHAKRRGDLDRALRLYREAAAADPRAPELSVNVGNVLFLQGDLDGAKAAYLAAQDQAGGDLVVLGSAHYGLSKLYLRTSEMDKSAAARDKAEHEAGEYLRRHGSDDDFTANHYLVDVPVPPARIAALATSDGTPEAVRRWVRARLMGALPAEAWPWGGAGFLAALWAYALVLRRLGPSRACARCGRPACRRCDGGDGDECGQCVNVFARKGVVDARDRLRKEAQVRRHERLARIVTRALSVAGAGAAQVLAGAPVRGALLLAAVLFPLFVVGLWRGIMPPPYPSPYVLAGKLAVAVPLGVLAWALAVRDAFRRTRS from the coding sequence GTGTCCACCCGCGGTGCCGCCCTCCCGACCCTCCTCGCCGTGCTGGCCGCGCTGGCCGCGGCCGCGCCGGCGCGCGTGCGCGCGCAGGTGGCGGCGCCGCGGATGGTCGAGGACGGCGACGAGGCCGAGCCCGAGCCGGCGCCCGCGCGGCCGCCCGCCGCACCGGCGCCCGCACCTGCACCCACGTCCGCCGCCGCGGTGCGCGAGGCCGCGCCTCCCGTGCGCGAGGCGGCGCCCGCGCCGGCCGCGCCGGCCGCCGCGCCGCCCGCCGCCGCGCCCGGGACGGATCCCGCCGCCGCCCCCGCCGCGCCCGCGCCCGCCGCCGCGTCGCCCGCGCTGGCCCGTCCGATCGCGCCGGTGCGCGCGACCTGGGACGGCCTGCTCGCGGCCTGGGCCGACCGGCGGGGCGCGCTCCGCGAGGCCGACCCGGCGCGCGCCGACGCCGCGCAGCGCGCGCTGCTCGACGCGCAGCGCGACCTCGCCATCGAGAACCTGGTCCCCATGGCGGTGGCCGAGGTGCGCGAGTCGCGCCGCGCGCTCGCCGCGAACCTGCCCGCCGAGGCGCTCGCGCGCGCCGAGGCCGCCAGCGCGCTCGCGCCCGACCTGCCCGACGGCCACCTCGCCCGCGCCCGCGCGCTGTTCGCCCGCGAGCCCGGCCGGCCCGGGCCGGTGCTGGCCGCGCTCGGCGACGCGCTCTCCGCCGCGGCCCGCGAGCCGCACACCGCGCGCGCGTTCCAGGGCGACCTGTTCGCGGCGGCGTTCGCGGCGGTGCTCGTCGCGGCGGCCGCGGTGGTGCTCGTGCTGCTCGCCCGGTCGCTCCGGCTGTTCCTGCACGACTTCCACCACCTGCCGCTGCTGCGCGGCTCCGCGCCGGCGCAGACCGGCTTCCTGGCCCTGGTGCTGCTCGCCATGCCGCTGGCGTTCGGGCTCGGGACCGCGGCGGTGCTCGCGGCCGCGGCGCTGGTCGCCTGGCCGTACCTCGCGAACCGCGAGCGGCTGGTGGTGACCGCCGCGCTCGGCGCGGTGCTCGCCATGCCGTGGGCCGCCGGCGAGGTGGCGCGGCTCACCGCCTGGACGGGGAGCGTGGGCGAGCGGGTGCACGAGCTCGAGCACGGCGCGGTGAGCGACGCCGAGGCGGCGCGGCTGGAGGCGTGGGCGCCGGAGTCGCCCGCGCCGGGGCCGGTGCTGGCGGCGCTGGGCCGGCACGCCAAGCGGCGCGGCGATCTCGACCGCGCCCTGCGCCTGTACCGCGAGGCGGCCGCGGCCGATCCCCGCGCGCCGGAGCTCTCGGTCAACGTGGGCAACGTGCTGTTCCTGCAAGGCGACCTCGACGGCGCGAAGGCCGCCTACCTCGCCGCGCAGGACCAGGCCGGCGGCGACCTGGTGGTGCTGGGCTCGGCGCACTACGGCCTCTCCAAGCTCTACCTGCGCACCTCCGAGATGGACAAGAGCGCGGCCGCGCGCGACAAGGCCGAGCACGAGGCCGGCGAGTACCTCCGGCGCCACGGGTCGGACGACGACTTCACCGCCAACCACTACCTGGTGGACGTCCCGGTCCCGCCGGCGCGCATCGCGGCGCTCGCCACCAGCGACGGGACGCCGGAGGCGGTGCGGCGCTGGGTCCGCGCCCGGCTGATGGGCGCGCTGCCGGCCGAGGCCTGGCCGTGGGGCGGCGCGGGGTTCCTCGCGGCGCTCTGGGCGTACGCGCTCGTGCTCCGCCGCCTCGGGCCGTCCCGCGCCTGCGCCCGCTGCGGGCGGCCGGCCTGCCGCCGGTGCGACGGCGGCGACGGCGACGAGTGCGGCCAGTGCGTGAACGTGTTCGCGCGCAAGGGCGTGGTGGACGCGCGCGACCGGCTGCGGAAGGAGGCGCAGGTCCGCCGCCACGAGCGGCTGGCGCGGATCGTCACCCGCGCGCTCTCGGTGGCGGGGGCGGGCGCGGCGCAGGTCCTCGCCGGCGCCCCGGTGCGCGGCGCGCTCCTGCTCGCGGCGGTCCTGTTCCCCCTGTTCGTCGTCGGGCTCTGGCGCGGGATCATGCCGCCCCCGTACCCCTCGCCGTACGTGCTCGCGGGCAAGCTCGCCGTGGCCGTCCCCCTGGGCGTGCTCGCCTGGGCGCTCGCGGTGCGCGACGCGTTCCGCCGGACCCGGAGCTGA
- a CDS encoding PhoH family protein produces MGQSAAEPLKTARLEFPDNDKVRALCGAHNEHLKLVERRLGVQLGLRGGQVVIAAPEEARVRLAESLMKELYELVEAGYPLYLEDVDQATKLAGQGVPLKEIFGDTVFVSSRHRIITPKGLAQKRYIQAIRDDDIVFGVGPAGTGKTYLAMAMAVSYLVERRVKRIVLTRPAVEAGERLGFLPGDIAEKVNPYLRPLHDALFDMVDYEKATAFIERGTVEVAPLAFMRGRTLNDAFIILDEAQNTTAEQMKMFLTRLGYGSKAVITGDVTQVDLPSGRGSGLVEVQKVLRGVEGVSFCMFSEVDVVRHPLVQEVVRAYDAFEAERRARAEAARAEKGRQGGGTAPETAEGGAEG; encoded by the coding sequence TTGGGTCAAAGCGCGGCGGAACCCCTCAAGACGGCCAGGCTCGAGTTTCCCGACAACGACAAGGTCCGCGCCCTGTGCGGTGCGCACAACGAGCACCTCAAGCTCGTGGAGCGCCGGCTCGGGGTCCAGCTCGGCCTGCGCGGCGGGCAGGTGGTGATCGCCGCGCCGGAGGAGGCGCGGGTGCGCCTGGCCGAGTCGCTGATGAAGGAGCTCTACGAGCTCGTCGAGGCGGGGTACCCGCTGTACCTCGAGGACGTGGACCAGGCGACGAAGCTCGCCGGCCAGGGCGTGCCGCTGAAGGAGATCTTCGGGGACACGGTGTTCGTCTCATCGCGGCACCGCATCATCACGCCGAAGGGGCTGGCGCAGAAGCGCTACATCCAGGCCATCCGCGACGACGACATCGTCTTCGGGGTGGGGCCGGCCGGCACCGGCAAGACCTACCTCGCCATGGCGATGGCGGTGTCGTACCTGGTCGAGCGGCGGGTGAAGCGGATCGTGCTGACGCGCCCCGCGGTCGAGGCGGGGGAGCGGCTCGGGTTCCTGCCCGGCGACATCGCCGAGAAGGTGAACCCGTACCTGCGCCCGCTGCACGACGCGCTGTTCGACATGGTGGACTACGAGAAGGCGACCGCGTTCATCGAGCGCGGCACCGTCGAGGTGGCGCCGCTCGCGTTCATGCGCGGCCGCACCCTCAACGACGCGTTCATCATCCTCGACGAGGCCCAGAACACCACCGCCGAGCAGATGAAGATGTTCCTGACGCGCCTCGGCTACGGCTCGAAGGCGGTCATCACCGGCGACGTGACGCAGGTGGACCTGCCGAGCGGCCGCGGCTCCGGCCTGGTGGAGGTGCAGAAGGTCCTCCGCGGCGTCGAGGGCGTCTCGTTCTGCATGTTCTCCGAGGTGGACGTGGTCCGGCACCCGCTCGTCCAGGAGGTGGTCCGGGCGTACGACGCCTTCGAGGCGGAGCGGCGCGCCCGCGCCGAGGCCGCCCGGGCGGAGAAGGGGCGGCAGGGCGGGGGGACGGCCCCCGAGACCGCCGAGGGCGGCGCGGAAGGGTAG
- a CDS encoding response regulator has translation MTPHPLRHALVVDDSSAMRRQLCWALQRAGGISTTEAIDGADAWRKLAAARFDVLLTDINMPVLDGLKLVSLVRSGGAHRAMPILVVTTEAGEVDRRRALGLGANDYLVKPVQAHQVVEAVRRLLDAA, from the coding sequence ATGACCCCGCACCCGCTGCGCCACGCCCTGGTCGTAGACGACAGCAGCGCCATGCGCCGGCAGCTCTGCTGGGCGCTGCAGCGCGCCGGCGGGATCAGCACCACCGAGGCCATCGACGGCGCCGACGCCTGGCGCAAGCTGGCCGCGGCCCGCTTCGACGTGCTGCTCACCGACATCAACATGCCGGTGCTCGACGGCCTGAAGCTCGTGTCGCTGGTCCGCTCCGGCGGGGCGCACCGCGCCATGCCGATCCTGGTGGTCACCACCGAGGCCGGCGAGGTGGACCGCCGCCGCGCGCTCGGCCTCGGCGCGAACGACTACCTGGTGAAGCCGGTGCAGGCCCACCAGGTGGTCGAGGCGGTGCGCAGGTTGCTCGACGCCGCGTGA
- the lptE gene encoding LPS assembly lipoprotein LptE: protein MRRPRDPRRPLAALLAGLAALAAAGCGYGFSHAYRARGGAERVHVRAFQNLSSDPELGAALTAALREELARRGASAGPDAPVAIEGEVGAGEGLPSSVTGSTFHVVLNARARLVSEGKVVGSLSVRREGDHLGGADPLETEGRRALELRRLAADAAREILEAFEDRDARAPAAQGAAGR from the coding sequence GTGCGGCGCCCCCGGGACCCCCGCAGGCCCCTCGCCGCGCTGCTCGCCGGGCTGGCGGCGCTCGCGGCCGCGGGCTGCGGCTACGGCTTCTCCCACGCCTACCGCGCGCGCGGCGGCGCGGAGCGCGTGCACGTGCGCGCGTTCCAGAACCTGTCGAGCGATCCGGAGCTGGGCGCCGCGCTCACCGCAGCGCTGCGGGAGGAGCTGGCGCGGCGCGGGGCGTCGGCCGGCCCGGACGCGCCGGTGGCCATCGAGGGCGAGGTGGGCGCGGGCGAGGGCCTGCCCTCGTCCGTCACCGGCTCGACCTTCCACGTGGTGCTGAACGCGCGCGCGCGCCTCGTCTCCGAGGGGAAGGTGGTCGGCTCGCTCTCCGTCCGCCGGGAGGGCGATCACCTGGGCGGCGCGGATCCGCTCGAGACCGAGGGCCGGCGCGCGCTCGAGCTGCGCCGGCTGGCGGCGGACGCGGCGCGCGAGATCCTCGAGGCGTTCGAGGACCGGGACGCGCGCGCCCCGGCCGCGCAGGGCGCGGCGGGGCGCTGA
- a CDS encoding DUF4388 domain-containing protein: MALTGTLKDFGIAEILQLIGQQAKSGVLHLESRDDEIHIALADGNVVRAESAGRKARERLGNMLVRAEVISKEELDQALEVQKRTLRRLGDILVELGFVSQQDLREMTALQTTETVYQLFRWKSGTYAFEPGEVEWDRETVSPLRAESVLMEGFRRVDEWPMIRKRIPSTAMTFERRRALDPDAPPAPRRGGDEVDDAFDALGEEPTERRGEFASLGANERRVFALAIPGRTVERLVDLSRLGEFETCKALTNLLNLGYLEAVAPASRAKAAVGAYAQDWQARLRAGALSVLATVAIAAALAGIAYWVDERGLAWGEPPGAARVRDNAAERFLARYQLERLRGALEVYRLEKGEYPAALGALVEAGLVDARDLRHPWAEPYHYRRTPAGRFVLLPPVE; this comes from the coding sequence ATGGCGCTCACCGGCACGCTCAAGGACTTCGGCATCGCGGAGATCCTCCAGCTCATCGGCCAGCAGGCCAAGAGCGGCGTGCTGCACCTCGAGTCGCGCGACGACGAGATCCACATCGCGCTCGCCGACGGGAACGTGGTGCGGGCCGAGTCGGCCGGGCGCAAGGCGCGCGAGCGGCTCGGCAACATGCTGGTGCGCGCCGAGGTCATCTCCAAGGAGGAGCTGGACCAGGCGCTGGAGGTCCAGAAGCGCACGCTCCGGCGCCTGGGCGACATCCTGGTGGAGCTGGGGTTCGTCTCGCAGCAGGACCTGCGCGAGATGACGGCGCTGCAGACCACCGAGACCGTCTACCAGCTCTTCCGCTGGAAGAGCGGGACCTACGCCTTCGAGCCGGGCGAGGTGGAGTGGGATCGCGAGACCGTCTCGCCGCTCCGCGCCGAGTCGGTGCTGATGGAGGGCTTCCGCCGGGTGGACGAGTGGCCGATGATCCGCAAGCGGATCCCGTCCACCGCCATGACGTTCGAGCGGCGCCGGGCGCTCGACCCGGACGCGCCCCCCGCGCCGAGGCGCGGCGGCGACGAGGTGGACGACGCGTTCGACGCGCTCGGCGAGGAGCCCACCGAGCGCCGCGGCGAGTTCGCCTCGCTCGGCGCGAACGAGCGGCGGGTGTTCGCGCTCGCCATCCCGGGGCGCACGGTCGAGCGGCTCGTCGATCTCTCGCGCCTGGGCGAGTTCGAGACCTGCAAGGCGCTCACGAACCTGCTCAACCTCGGCTACCTCGAGGCGGTCGCCCCGGCCAGCCGGGCCAAGGCGGCGGTCGGCGCGTACGCGCAGGACTGGCAGGCGCGGCTGCGGGCCGGCGCGCTGAGCGTGCTCGCGACCGTCGCGATCGCCGCGGCGCTGGCCGGCATCGCGTACTGGGTGGACGAGCGCGGCCTGGCCTGGGGCGAGCCGCCCGGCGCGGCGCGGGTGCGGGACAACGCCGCGGAGCGGTTCCTCGCGCGCTACCAGCTCGAGCGGCTGCGCGGCGCGCTGGAGGTGTACCGCCTCGAGAAGGGCGAGTACCCCGCGGCGCTCGGCGCGCTCGTCGAGGCGGGCCTGGTGGACGCGCGCGACCTGCGCCACCCGTGGGCCGAGCCCTACCACTACCGGCGCACGCCGGCGGGGCGGTTCGTGCTCCTGCCTCCGGTGGAGTAG
- the rpsT gene encoding 30S ribosomal protein S20 — MANTASAEKRNRQAQKRRARNVQVRTGVKSAVKKLREAIAKGDPATTQAALKSAEKTIGKAASKGVLHRNAASRKISRLAKAAAKPAAAAAK; from the coding sequence TTGGCGAACACCGCATCGGCCGAGAAGCGCAACCGCCAGGCGCAGAAGCGCCGGGCCCGCAACGTCCAGGTCCGCACCGGCGTGAAGTCCGCAGTGAAGAAGCTGCGGGAGGCGATCGCGAAGGGCGATCCGGCCACCACGCAGGCCGCGCTGAAGTCCGCCGAGAAGACCATCGGCAAGGCCGCCTCGAAGGGCGTGCTGCACAGGAACGCCGCCTCGCGGAAGATCTCGCGCCTGGCGAAGGCCGCGGCGAAGCCGGCCGCCGCCGCCGCGAAGTAG
- the leuS gene encoding leucine--tRNA ligase, giving the protein MSMNERYEPQSIEPRWQRRWEEAGAFKAGRRPDADTRYVLEMFPYPSGAMHMGHARVYTIGDALARHLRMRGFDVLHPIGFDALGLPAENAAIKDGRHPAERTRENVVSFRAEMKRLGYSFDWDRELVTADASYYRWNQWFFLKMLEKGIAYRRQGKVNWCTGCQTVIANEQVVDDNRCERCGSPVVEKIHPEWAFRITAYAQQLLDGLDGLKDWPDRVTTMQRNWIGKSEGAEVDFALAAGGAAVKVFTTRVDTIYGCTYVVLAPEHPLVAQVTAPDRRAEVDAFVARMRKTDAVERTGEGAPKEGVFTGAFAVNPFTGEQVPIWIANFVLAEYGTGAVMSVPAHDQRDFEFARKYGLPVRVVIQPAQGARLPAGEALERAATEDGVLEGSGPFTGLASAEARTRMSAHAAARGFGQGTVRWHLRDWGFSRQRYWGTPIPIIYCDEHGMVPVPEQDLPVVLPAEAIITGTGEPPLAKVASFVNTTCPRCGKPARREVETMDTFVDSSWYYARYLSPKDEARPFDPEAARRWLPVDVYVGGPEHAVMHLLYFRFWHRVMHELGLVHEDEPVRRLVTQGIVNGPDGRKMSKRWGNVVAPGGMVSRFGADTVRMFMLFAAPPEKDIDWSDEQVDGLFRFLARVWRIYFARQACFDASDAALAEAAGEALELRRRTHRTVKRVTEGLEADLKFNTSIAALMELVNALYAFEPASEPDRAAVREALLALSTLLAPFAPHVAEELWHEVMGPAARDRLVADAPWPAFDPALIVADTVTIAVQVNGKLRGEVQAPAAAGEAEVRALAEADEKVKVHLAGKTVRKVVFVPKRLVNFVVA; this is encoded by the coding sequence ATGTCGATGAACGAGCGTTACGAGCCCCAGTCGATCGAGCCGCGCTGGCAGCGGCGGTGGGAGGAGGCGGGCGCCTTCAAGGCGGGCCGCCGCCCCGACGCCGACACCCGCTACGTCCTCGAGATGTTCCCGTATCCGTCGGGCGCCATGCACATGGGCCACGCCCGCGTGTACACCATCGGCGACGCCCTGGCGCGCCACCTGCGGATGCGCGGGTTCGACGTCCTGCACCCGATCGGCTTCGACGCCCTCGGCCTCCCGGCGGAGAACGCCGCCATCAAGGACGGCCGCCACCCGGCGGAGCGGACGCGCGAGAACGTGGTCTCGTTCCGCGCCGAGATGAAGCGGCTCGGCTACAGCTTCGACTGGGACCGCGAGCTGGTCACCGCCGACGCGTCCTACTACCGCTGGAACCAGTGGTTCTTCCTGAAGATGCTCGAGAAGGGCATCGCCTACCGGCGCCAGGGCAAGGTGAACTGGTGCACCGGGTGCCAGACGGTCATCGCGAACGAGCAGGTGGTGGACGACAACCGCTGCGAGCGCTGCGGCTCGCCGGTGGTGGAGAAGATCCACCCTGAGTGGGCGTTCCGGATCACCGCGTACGCCCAGCAGCTGCTGGACGGGCTGGACGGCCTGAAGGACTGGCCGGACCGCGTCACCACCATGCAGCGCAACTGGATCGGCAAGAGCGAGGGCGCCGAGGTGGACTTCGCGCTCGCCGCCGGCGGCGCCGCGGTGAAGGTGTTCACCACCCGCGTGGACACGATCTACGGCTGCACCTACGTGGTGCTGGCCCCGGAGCACCCGCTGGTCGCGCAGGTCACCGCGCCGGACCGCCGCGCCGAGGTGGACGCGTTCGTCGCGCGCATGCGCAAGACCGACGCGGTGGAGCGGACGGGAGAGGGCGCGCCGAAGGAGGGCGTGTTCACCGGCGCGTTCGCGGTGAACCCGTTCACCGGCGAGCAGGTGCCGATCTGGATCGCGAACTTCGTCCTGGCCGAGTACGGCACCGGCGCGGTCATGAGCGTCCCTGCGCACGACCAGCGCGACTTCGAGTTCGCGCGGAAGTACGGGCTGCCGGTGCGCGTGGTGATCCAGCCGGCCCAGGGCGCGCGGCTCCCGGCCGGCGAGGCGCTGGAGCGGGCCGCCACCGAGGACGGCGTCCTGGAGGGCTCCGGCCCGTTCACCGGCCTCGCCTCCGCCGAGGCGCGGACGCGCATGTCCGCGCACGCCGCGGCGCGGGGCTTCGGCCAGGGCACCGTGCGCTGGCACCTGCGCGACTGGGGCTTCTCGCGCCAGCGCTACTGGGGCACGCCCATCCCCATCATCTACTGCGACGAGCACGGGATGGTGCCGGTGCCGGAGCAGGACCTGCCGGTGGTGCTGCCGGCGGAGGCGATCATCACCGGCACCGGCGAGCCGCCGCTCGCCAAGGTCGCGTCCTTCGTGAACACCACCTGCCCGCGGTGCGGCAAGCCGGCGCGCCGCGAGGTGGAGACCATGGACACGTTCGTGGACTCGTCCTGGTACTACGCCCGCTACCTCTCGCCGAAGGACGAGGCGCGGCCGTTCGACCCCGAGGCCGCGCGCCGGTGGCTGCCGGTGGACGTGTACGTGGGCGGCCCCGAGCACGCCGTGATGCACCTGCTCTACTTCCGCTTCTGGCACCGGGTCATGCACGAGCTCGGGCTGGTGCACGAGGACGAGCCGGTGCGCCGGCTGGTCACCCAGGGCATCGTGAACGGGCCCGACGGGCGCAAGATGTCGAAGCGCTGGGGCAACGTGGTGGCACCGGGCGGCATGGTGTCGCGCTTCGGCGCCGACACGGTGCGCATGTTCATGCTGTTCGCGGCGCCGCCGGAGAAGGACATCGACTGGTCCGACGAGCAGGTGGACGGCCTGTTCCGCTTCCTGGCGCGGGTGTGGCGCATCTACTTCGCGCGCCAGGCCTGCTTCGACGCGTCGGACGCCGCGCTCGCCGAGGCGGCCGGCGAGGCGCTCGAGCTGCGCCGGCGCACCCACCGGACCGTGAAGCGCGTCACCGAGGGGCTCGAGGCCGACCTCAAGTTCAACACCAGCATCGCCGCGCTCATGGAGCTGGTGAACGCGCTGTACGCGTTCGAGCCGGCGTCCGAGCCCGACCGGGCCGCGGTGCGCGAGGCGCTGCTCGCCCTCTCGACGCTGCTGGCGCCGTTCGCGCCGCACGTGGCCGAGGAGCTGTGGCACGAGGTCATGGGCCCGGCCGCGCGCGACCGCCTGGTCGCCGACGCGCCCTGGCCGGCGTTCGATCCGGCGCTGATCGTGGCCGACACCGTGACCATCGCGGTCCAGGTGAACGGGAAGCTCCGCGGCGAGGTGCAGGCGCCGGCGGCGGCGGGCGAGGCGGAGGTCCGCGCGCTGGCCGAGGCCGACGAGAAGGTGAAGGTCCACCTGGCCGGGAAGACCGTCCGCAAGGTGGTCTTCGTGCCGAAGCGCCTCGTCAACTTCGTGGTGGCCTGA